ATCCCATATTTGAAGCTTGAAGGGCTCGGTGTGTCTGAGTTTGTGGCATTAGTCAAAGCAGAATACTCTAACCTGCCGCCAGCATTCAACGATATCGAAACGGTATCGTATGGTTCAGGTTCAGATGTTAACGAGATACCACCCGAGCCGACTCCGGACCTCAAGGTTGGAATTTTAGAGACTATTTCGTTGTCATTGAAGTTCTGCGCCCTTTGGTTTGCCGCCAACTTGGCCACTAACTGCTCATTATCGTACACGTCAGTGGCATCCCAGACCATATTGTCCTCGACATGTTCATTCTTCACCTTGATCATCGGCTTTGTCTACGGGGTGGAAAAAGTCACTCGAAGCAAGATCTATGGTATAGTTCTATGTTTTGTTGGAGTGGTGATAGTCACCAGAGACGATTCTTCTGCCACCAATCCCGCCACCTCCAACTGGCTAGTGTTGATGGGAAATCTCATGGCACTCATTGGAGCTCTTATTTACGGGATTTACACGATCTTGCTAAAGATGAAGACGGTGGTGAAAAACTCGACTTTGGAACGAGAGCTCAATACGCATCTTTTCTTTGCATTTGTGGGAATCTTCACATTGGTGATATTGTTCCCAGTGATGGTGATCCTCCATTTCACGGGTGTGGAGCGGTTTGTGCTCCCCACCAACAAACACGCGTTGACGCTGCTTCTGATCAACATGCTCATTACCCTCATCAGTGACTTTTGCTGGTGCCGAGCTGTGCTTTTAACCAGTCCGCTCACCGTCACCGTGGGACTATCTTTGACCATTCCGTTGGCCATGGTGGGCGACTGGGTGCTCAAGGGGTTCCAATTGAATCTTTTCTACATCTCGGGAGCCGCCATTGTCACTATTGGTtttctcatcatcaaccacGACGAAGAGCAAGAGTTCAGTCACAATCATATAGAATAATTACTTACAGTTGATAAATatattgaacaattgaGTTGAACACCTGGTCATGAACAGCCAACAGTACTATTGATGAATCCGATGGTAAACACAGAAATCAGGTTTCGCATCAATTTCTCAAACAAACGTTTTGCGTTGCTCACAAAATGGTAATCGTCCACAGTTTGGTATGGGTTCTACTATTGGGGGTGCTCGTGGCAGCCTTGTCATCACAAGAGGCATTGGGCCTCACAGAACTCTCCCAGAAAAGCGAGGACTTCATCATACGCGTCACCGATGGGAAATTGGATCTGTTCACAGGGGTAAGAGACTATTACACGTTGGTGATTCTCACATCTACATCTTCTGAGCACAAATGTACCACTTGCCAGAACCTCATCGACATTGTGCAGATAGTTGCTCGATCCTGGTTTCACGACTATACACGTCTGCACGCATTGTTTTTTGTCGAAATTGACTTGGTTCACGAGCCCAATATGCGGTTAGCAGGCGctatccaacttcaaacagTTCCACACCTATGGCTTGTACCGCCCAACCCCGAGGAACAGTACGATGAATTTGCATTATTGAAGGAACAGCATTTTATTTACCGATTGCCGGTGGGTAAAGTCGACAGCCAAGCGTTTGACTTAGCTCAGTTCTTGTCGCAGACCCTTCAGAAGTCTATCTATATTCGAGACGGAGACCCCATGGTGAACTTTGTGTTGTACTTTGTGGTGACGTTCTTGGTGATCACTATATGTAAACGAAATGCTCCTCAACtcgtcaagaacttgggtAGAGTGTTTGCCTACAAGGTATTGTCTATTGGGATGATATTGGCTTCCACCACCGGATTCCAGTATTCTCGGATCCAAAAGATCCCCTTTGTGGCCAGGAACGATGAGGGACTTATCATAATCTCGGGAGGTACACACTACCAGTTTGGAGTCGAGTCCCTCATTGTCAGTGGGGTCTATTTACTATTGGCTGTATCGTTCCTTGTGTTGGTGTATCTTGGAAGTTATAAAACCACGGCCAAAAGTACCCTTGATGACCAGTCTAAACATATTCTCATCATCTCCATGACCATCACATTGTACTTGTTGTACAGTGCGCTTACAAGCATTATTCTACGCAAAGACTCCGATTATCCATATGCCTTCACCAAGCTCTTTTAAGTATTAATGCGATTCTCAATTTCTGACGCGTACAATTTTTCAGTAGGCTCTATACTTAATGTCAAATACTGTTGACAGTAAAAGAGTGTCAGAGACTCAGCACCCTGAGCGCAACGTGGTGGTAAAGAGAACAAAGATCACAGACTTTTTCCtggtcaagaagaagcctgCACCACCGAAAGACGTAAGCTCTACTGAGTCGAAACAAACAATCAAGACGGTAACAACTACAACGACATTGAAACTAAAACCAACCCAGCCAGCCGAAACAGCTCAACAATGTGACCTGTTGGATGAAGACGCCTTCTCTACAAagtacaacttcaataaaaAAAAGTGGATAGAACTGCTTTCTCCAAAATATCTCGAGCTTTTAGACCTCGAAATCAACTATTTACACATTTCCTGGTTGACTTTTCTTCACAAAGAACTCACGAAACCCTACTTTCTCAAATTGAAACGGTTTCTCAAAGCTCAGGCCCACAAGACGGTATTTCCTCCTAAGCACCAGATCTACTCCTGGTCCCATTTCACACCACTTCCACAATTGAAGTGTCTTATTTTGGGCCAGGATCCATACCATAACTTTAACCAGGCCCACGGGTTGGCATTCTCTGTTTTGGAGCCCACAAAACCGCCtccttctttgaagaacatctACAAAGGTATTCAAAACGACTACCCCAAGTTTGAGCCTCCCAATAGTTCTCAGGGTGGAGGTGGTAATTTGACCAAGTGGGCTAAGAGGGGTGTCCTCATGTTGAACACCTGTCTCACGGTAGAGGCGCACAAAGCCAATAGCCATTCGAAACAAGGATGGGAAACATTTACCCAAGAGGTCATAAATACAGCGATAAACtaccaccagaaccagGAGAATTCGGGGTTCGTGGTGATGGCATGGGGAATGCCTGCGCAGAACACCGTGGGTCAATTCCCTAATTTGCAAAAGACAGACAACTTTCTTGTTTTGAAAACGTTCCATCCGTCGCCATTCTCAGCTGCAAAAGGTTTTTTCACTGCCCAGTGTTTCCGGAAATGCAATGAGTGGCTCGAACAACAGGGCAAGCAACGTATTGATTGGGCACTTTTAGACTCGAACCAAATCTttacttgaaagaagcaCGTTAAATAGTTAAATATTCATGTTATTGTCATTGGTTGTACAAACTCTTGCAACATTGGTTTTAGTATATTTTTAATTCGCAGCGCTGGCAACACGTCTATTAACCAGATTCGCATTTTTCTGCGGTTGCAAAGGGGTTACCCGGAGTGGCTGataaaaaaaaagaaaacGGAACGATCAACTCTAAGCTAATACCTAACGCCTAAAATATTTTTGTGGAAAAACCTCCTGAATTTTTGTCGCTTTCACAAAAACCTTTTTTTACTGATTTTGCTATACGCATCCATCTGTTTTAGAGCATCATTCAATTGAATCACACGCCCATTTTCACTTCGTGACGTATTTCTTCTATTTTTGATCCAAATTTATCCAATAATAGTTGCAAATTCAACTGAGGCAATAATCTAAACTGACGAGGCATGACAAGAAGcaaaaattcaaaaactcccgccatcaccaagtccatTACCAAACCTCCTGGCAGAAAGAGCGTCAATACTTTGAGCAAATTTCGATCCGAATCCCACGATCAGCGGCTCAAACGGTTCCTTCTCAGTACTGATGCTGCCACCGCCAAAAAAAATGATGTCGATGATTCGACAGTGCGATTTAAACATTTGTTGGCCCTTACTCCGTTGTTTCGGTATTTCATAGATTTGAGTGCCTCCAAAGATGTGCTGTTCAAAAAAGTGATTCGTCAGCTCGACAATGAACACTCCATTCAATTGAAAGAtacgaagaagagaaagagaagaaagacagaaaaggaagaagatgctgaGTTGTTAGAAGAGGAAATACATGTGGGAGATGGTGACCAGGAGAAAACTGTGATGGTTGAAACTCCCTCGTACGTGCATGGCAAACTTAGAGACTACCAAATCCAGGGTTtgaattggttgatttctttgtaTGAAAACAGACTCAGTGGTATATTGGCTGATGAAATGGGTTTGGGAAAGACCTTACAAACTATCTCTTTTTTGGGGTACTTAAGGTACATAAAGCACATCGACGGTCCTTTCGTTGTGATCGTGCCCAAGTCTACGTTGGACAACTGGAGAAGAGAATTTGCCAAATGGACTCCCGAAGTCAATGTGGTGGTCTTACAGGGTAACAAAGAGCAACGTACAGACATAATGCAAAATCAGCTTTTGACTGCAAAGTTCGATGTGTTAGTTACCTCGTTTGAGATGGTAATCAGAGAGAAGTCTCAACTTAAGAAATTTAAGTGGGAATatattgttgttgacgaGGCCCATAGAATCAAAAACGAAGAGAGTTCGTTATCACAGATAATCAGATTGTTTTATTCCCGAAATAGGTTGTTAATTACTGGAACTCCATTGCAGAATAATTTACACGAATTATGGGcgttgttgaacttcttgttgcCGGATGTGTTTGGTGATTCTGAAGTTTTCGACGAATGGTTCGACAACCAGGGTGGTAAGGAGAACCCTGAAAGCCAGGACCAGGATCAGGTAGTACAGCAGCTTCACCAGCTTTTAAGTCCATTTTTGTTGAGAAGAGTGAAAGCcgatgttgaaaaatcgTTATTACCTAAAATCGAAACTAATGTGTATATTGGTATGACCGATATGCAAAGGAAATGGTATAGACAATTATTGGAAAAGGATATTGATGCTGTCAATGGTGCTGTTGGAAAAAGGGAAGGAAAAACTCGTCTTTTGAACATTGTTATGCAACTCAGAAAGTGTTGTAACCATCCATATTTATTTGACGGGGCTGAACCAGGCCCCCCCTTCACCACAGATGAACATTTGGTTTTCAATGCTGGTAAAATGATAATATTGGATAAAATGTTGCTGAAATTCAAAAGAGAAGGTTCGAGAgtcttgatcttctctCAGATGTCCAGATTGTTGGATATCTTAGAGGATTATTGTTTCTTGAGAGAGTACAATTATTGCAGAATTGACGGTTCAACGTCCCACGAAGAAAGAATCCAGGCCATTGACGATTACAATGCTCCAGACCTGGAAAAATTCATTTTCTTATTGACCACCAGAGCTGGAGGGTTGGGTATCAATTTGACTACTGCTGACATCGTTATTCTTTACGATTCGGATTGGAATCCTCAGGCTGATCTTCAAGCTATGGATAGGGCTCACAGAATTGGACAGAAGAAGCAAGTGAAGGTTTTTCGATTTGTCAGTGAAAATGCCATAGAGGAGAAGGTGTTAGAAAGAGCTGCTCAGAAATTGAGATTGGATCAGTTAGTCATCCAACAAGGTAGACTGAGTTCAACTGCAGCTATTGGTAGTAATAAGGATGATTTGATAGGCATGATTCAACATGGTGCTCAAGAAGTATTTCAGTCTGACAAGACAGAGAtgtttgatgatgatattgatgcTATCTTACAAAGAGGTGCCGAAAAAACCAAGACTTTGAACCTGAAGTTCAATAAATTAGgtcttgatgatattcAAAACTTTGCCTTCGACAACTCTACTTGGGAATGGAATGGTCaaaacttttccaaaaaggAGAATGACAAAACTGGAGTTGCGTGGATCAACCCTAGTAAAAGAGAGAGAAAGGAGCAAACTTATTCTATTGATAATTATTATAAAGATGTGCTAAAGGCAACTTTAACAACAAAAGCCACCAACTCTCAGTTGAAAGCAAAAGCTCCCAAGCACTATAACATTCAGGATCATCAGTTCTTCCCCGATGGCCTTGCTGAACTCCTAGAAAGAGAACAATTACAGTACAAGCAAGAAGTTGGGTACAAGTACTCTGTAGATGAGTTTGGAGATAGCGATGAGGAGTTTTTGGCTGATGAATTCAAGAGCGATGTCTCtagagaagaaagaagacGGATAGAGCAGAAGAAAGTTGATTCTGTCATACCATtgactgaagaagaaacaaaggCGAAGGACCAAATGCTACTGGAATCGTTCTATAACTGGACCAGGCGTGACTTCACAAATTTCATTCATGGCTGTGCTAAGCACGGAAGAAACTCTTTCGAGCAGATAGCTAAGTCAGTTGGGACCAAAACTCCTGAGGAAGTTCAACAGTATTCACAAACCTTTTGGAAAAAGTATACTACAATTGAAGGTTACGAAAAGTACATTACTCAAATCGAATCAAGTGAGAAGAAACTGGCTAAATTACAGAAACAACAGGAAATTTTACATTCAAAAATGAGTCAAATCGAAGATCCATTGTCAGATTTAACTATTGCATATCCCCCAAACAATTCCAAAAGAGTTTATTCCAAGCTTGAAGATAGGTTCATCTTGGCTTGCGTTTATAAACATGGAATCTTCAGTGAAAATTTGTCTGAGAAAGTAAGAGAAGAAGTATCATTGAGTGATCTTTTCAGATTTGATTGGTTTATGTTATCCAGAACTGCTCAAGAGCTTGGTAGACGAATTAACACATTACTTCTAGCTCTTACACGAGAAGTGGATACtgccaacaaaaagaaatCAAAACTTCCTAACATTGGTAGCTCTGCAAATAGTACTAGACCTGGATCAACTGAACCATCTGCAATACCTAATGGAGCTGGTGCCAAAAGGAACGGGGATGAAAATACGATTGCTCCCATcaaaagaaagaagaaataacaaatttttcatttaCGATAAAAATTGATAGACTATGTAACACTAGAATGTATATTATACACATTTGACGATTCTTTATACATAAAAATATCCTAAAGATACTGATCTCTAATTGTGGGCATCACAGTTGAAATGTAATAAGGAACTTTATTAGCTGTCCAACTGACAGAGAAAAAGTCACTCATTTCATGCTTTTCTACTTCAAGATAATCAAATACGGTGTTGTCGCCAGTAGATTTGTATCTTGGAGTAatgaagttcttcaaactaATAATTTTGGTACCTGGCCTCAAACCATGAAGTAGCCTACCGACTTCaaagttcaatttcatATCAAATAAATAATTGTTGACAATTAAAACATCGCAATCAAGAACGTCGTTCTTGACCACTGGATTGTTCACAAAACTTTGGGCCAAAGCAAACCGCAAGTTAAGAGGTTTGAGACCAAATATCTTTAAATGTTTATCCAATACCAACTTTTGAATAGCAGTTAATCTTGATGCATGTTCCATCAATTCACATCCGCCACTAAAAGCAGCACCAAATTCGATAGCTGCTTGAAAAGATGTGTTTCCCACACCCGAGCCAAGATCATAGAACTTTTGGTTAGGCTTAAAGTCAACCTTTGTCATAACCTCACTAACAAATGATGGTAATAATTCCCCGTAGACTTCAGCTGTAAACGCTTTATATCTTCTAAGCTctcttgatcttgttgaaaccACACGAGAGTAAACTCTGATCAAAAGTTGTTGCATGCAATACCTTGAAATAGTggtttttgatttcaacccattgaagaagtcttGAATATATGTTTTAGGTCTTTCAATACCTGCAACCACTTCAGTTGCGCTTTTTAAGGGTTGTTCTTCGAGCATTGTCTCAAATTGGAGCTCTGATTCGATCTCTGGGTCAGCGTCTTCCTCAGTCTCATTTTCCATAGAAGCTGGAGGCTTATTGCAAACCTCGTTGTAAAAGTCTTTTAGGTTCAAATCACCTGCAGTAGGCTTTGTGAAAGAGTCCGTGACAAATTCCCTAATTTCGGGGTTCACGTCAACTGACAACAATTCATTTCCTTTGTAAGTAGGAGATAAATATAGCATCAATAAATTCCACTTCTCAATGATGAACATgaaattggtgaagttgttttcATTGATAGCGTCCTCAACTGCCATACAGTAATCTTCGTACATaattgatttcaacttttcagaaTGAGAAAAGTATAAACAGTAATGGATTTGAAAAAACTTTTGAATCTCAAAGAGAGGACTGAGCTCATTCTGCTTAGGACTAGCCAAGACAAAAAGCTCACAATGTTCAGGATAGAGTAATGTCCTTAATCTGATTCTGTTTTTGCTATTCAATTGACTGTTTCCGTTTGAGTCGATGATGCGCAAAGGTGGGAAAGAATCCCCCACACTGTTGTAACGGTTAGGGAAGTCCAAGATTATTCTGGCAGATAATACATCCGTTTGGTAAAGATCAGTtttcatttcttccaaagtatcggtttccaagtcctcTGGTAAGAATTCCAACTTGGGAACGAACGCGTCATCTTGATATAttccatccacaaataacTGTCTGCCCTTGGTATCAAACAGGGTATCAACAGTGACATCATAGGGATCAAAAGGACTGACAACCTCAgcttcttcctcctcttcctcgCTACTTTCTTCTGATTCCTCTTCAGATGATTCCTCCTCTGATTCCTCCCTCTCGGAAGCTCTTCTTGTGGATTTTCTTGGTCCACCTCTCTTTCCCTTCTTGCCTTCCACTTTTTTCTTTAACATCCTTTTCAATATCTGCCTATCCTCAAATTGGGGCACAAAGAAAATGGTCTTCTGcctctttctcttttcatTGTCCTTGATTAATTTCTTATCACCGGTTACCGATTGGAAATAAGCTGCTTCTGTAGCAAGTTGATTTACAATTCTCGGCTGGACATGACGAGATACTTTCTTTGCCTTGGGCCGATTGGCATTTTCCCGTTGTTTCCTAAGTCTTTCTTGACGTAATTCCTCTTCTCGTTGTTTCCTGCGCACTTCATTCAGCTGCTTCTTACGCTTCATCTCACGGTACTCTTCGATAGAGAGATGCTTTTCTTCATGTTCAGCCACCTTCACCTCATTAAGGTCCACCACAGGAAGCATCCCTCTCGTCCGTCGTCCACGGGTGGTTCCAAATTCGTCAGAACAGTACCATTGAGACATATAtacaagttcttcaagggAGCTTTTAAACTTTCTTTTGCGGTAGGAATTCGTGAGGCTCTTTAACTTATTACTTATACTCGAATAAGTTCTGAAAGGAAGAAGCGATTGAATGTGGAGGATGGACTTCCCTTGGCTCAGACATTCGTTGATTATTTCCAGCTCTTCTTTTGAGTAATTTGGCTTTTTCAATGGGAAACATTCACCGACAATCTCTCTAGTAGGAACGCCTGGGAAGTGAACACGTAAGCTTTCACGGGTGCAACCAGTTGCTAGGACATACTCCACTAATTCTCGGTCAATCTCGAGTGGCCGGGGCTCGACCTCGACCAATTTGGACGtgatttcatcttccagTCTAAGGAACAATTCGTCAGCCACATCTTCCAAAGATCTATTATTGGCCTTGGAAACCTGTAAAAAGTAGACTTCAATCGGAGTCCAAGTAGGTATAATTTTAAAAAAAGTCTTGATGTCCTCAGTTTGAACATCTGGCAATTCCTCAAATAACCCTCCAGCAGTCAAATCGAACCCCATTTGAAATACCAAAACACCCACGTCTTCTGAACTCCATGACTCGGGAACTTTCAAGGTCAGGAGAAGGTCACTCACCTCCTGTAGTTTTGCAGAAAAATCTGGGTCGCTTCGAAGAGGCAATTCTGACTTGGAAAGTGGTACTCCGctttgttgatgttgaaccaACTTTACCACTTCAGGTCGTGTCCATTTGGGACTGGGCATCGTCAACGACACATGGTACACAAAGGAATCAAGAGGGATTGCAGGGAGTCGATTTTTGATGGCTTGAAGCGTCAAGTCATAATTCACGAGATATTTAACTTGATTTATCTCGTGTTCATTCCAGGTCCTATCGCACGTATCAGTTTCACTAGATTCCTTAGAATCAGGTGTAAGATAAGCATCTTGATCGGATTTGACGTATGACGCGTCGGTGTTCAACTTAAATAACTGCTGCTTCATCGAGAGCTCAGGTAGTTTACTCTCTGTGTGGATAAACATTTGTTCTAATTGCATAGATAATAATTGGAAATATGTGTGTTTTTCCTGGTTAGGATTTTTTCGGGATTATATACAAAATCTCAACTTTGGTGTTCGTAGGACAAATTATTATTTTCCGACCCTCTGTAACTTGCAACTGAACTATCTATACACAACTATTTATAGGTGTTAAAGCTTGCTGGCCCGTAACCCATTCATTCGaaacttcaattctttaAGAACTTTACTCTCAGGTTTCCAATCATCAAATAACTCGTACAATTCGTTAATCTCATCATATCCAGTTTTGCCCATTTCGTTACCCTTGTCCACACTGAGTAGTTTGTTATTATTGGGCCAATTCTTTTCTATGTTAAACAACAAGCCCCGTAAGCACCAAGGTAAGATGAAGGGGTTGGTGCCTATCTTGCTGATgttgaactccttgatGTAAACCTGGTTGGTACTTGGCAACTTGACTATTTCGGTTGCAGACAAATCTGTGGGAAGCGAGCCATAGTTGCCTATTCCGGTAGTGACAACTTCATGTTTGGGTAGGCTATTGACCTCGTAGCTCGGTTCCGTGTTGGATAACTTGGAGCTCGACGTCGGTGGGAGCACAATGTCATCCGTGTCCAACACGAACTTGATTCCCAAATCGTACACTTTCCCGTCATTATAAAGCTTTGAGTGGCCCCCACCTGTTAATGGTCCAGCCAATGCAGTGCTTAGctccttcaaaacattGTTATCAAAGTATCCCATGTTCTGTAGTTGACAACAAAGGGATACAAGCTTTTGAATAAACAATGGGGTCTGGGAAGAGTGGTCAATATAACACGCACGGTATATGTTGGGATGATAGACGTGCGCCGAAACTGCACTATACAACGGTACCAATTGGTCATTAATGGACCCAATGAAGCAAATTTTGATGTTTGAGTTGATAATCACCTGTATAGACTCTTTGTATACCAACGACTGTTGGCTGTTaaacttggtcaactcaAACAATTCCATTAACGAGTCGTGTTCAAGTGCAGAGTAGGCCTTCATAAAGAAAGATTTGTCGACTCCATAAAATGGGCCGTTATTAATTCCGGCCATTCccaagattccaattcgcttgttgatggcatcTTTCAAGATTCCCATACgaatcaacttggccaacaaaATAATCGACACCACACAACCCTGAGAATGGGATGCAACAAATATCAAATCCGCATCATTTAACTCCTGTTGccatttgatcaagatcTCAGTGAAAAATTCTACTCTGTCAAGAATCTTTCCTTCTTTCTCCAAGGCGATCTTCTGGATACTGACTTGCTTAGAATCACTCTCGTCGATCAACCTATTCTCAATACAGTACCTGATCATGGCCTTTTCAGCCTCATTGGCAAACTTCAACGACGTTCCTTTTGGCGCACCAATAAGAGGTCGTATCATCTTTGTAGGGAAAAATCCATGGACTCCGAtaatcaagatcttcttgatcttcgTTAACGAACTGCCCTTATGACGCACGATCTCAGCTTGTCTGATTTGCGGGGGTTTCCCGGATCTGCCGGTGCCCCTGTGGTTTATCAAGAGATTTCCCATCGGatcattggtgatggataTAGAGTTGGGGTCATTGGCATCTTCCTCTATTTGTGTTTCTTGATTATAGGAATAGGTACTGTCACTGGACTTGGTATAGTACTTGTTATAATTGGGTAGACACGCTCTCTTGTGGCTTGGTAGTTTGGCCAATGATCTTCCATAAAGCTTGTACGTCCTCTCGTACAACAAATTAAACTCCTTCTCTAATTTGTCTTTAGAGGCCCCTGAATTGTCCGACATCTCTTCTGGGCCATCAGATTCATCTTCCATGACACTCGTCAAAGTGTGGGAGCTGAATCCCAATTTTGTGGACAATTGGCTCAAAAACGTTCTCCAGTTGGTTAAATCCACCTTATTACTATTGGTATTGTTCTGGTTCGAGGTGGAAGTGCTACCAAACAATGTAGATGTTAGATGACTCCCAGAAATAATTGAGGCTTGGTTAGGCAAACAGGTGTCCCAGTCGGGCACAATTACgttttccttcaagttttcgTTTTTGTGGGTGTTGATTTTGCTAAATTGTTTAGCATCATCGTGAGGTTTGTACAAAACAGCATCATCTTCCAGATTGGCAGGATTTTCATCATTCACATCTGGTCGTGGAACTAGCTGCTGAGACGATGGTAGAATCGTGTTGGAAACGTTCGTATTGATCTTTTCCtccttctccttcttcttattATTATTATCTTTCTTGTTAGCCTTATCTTTTGGCTCCTCATTGTTGTTATCAAGGTTGGAGTCGGAGTTCAAGTCCTCGGCAGAATTTGTCGAGTCTCTCTGTGTGGTCCAGAAATTCCATGAGGATATGCTCTTTTTTCTATCTCCGGGAATGTGGTCATCCacttcatcatcattattgTTATCGTCATCTGGagaatcatcttcatcatctggaacattttcttctccaatggCGTCTTCATGGTTATCAAAGTACTGTTGGCTGTTGTCGTTCTTTTTCCAGTTCATCCAATTTCCAGATGTTAGCTGTGCTGAGAGAGCTTTCATGGTACTTATATCCGGGGATTTACTCCTCTCACCGTCTGGGGAACTGGTTGGGGGATTCGGGCTTAGAGGGACGGCCAGCGAACTATCGGTCGCTTTGCTGGTGTTCCACAGTTTCAACCAGCTGGAACTCATAGTATAGAATGATGGAGATCCGTGTATGAATGTCTAGCAAAAGATGTGGTGGTTATTAGTCCTAGCAGATTACAATTGACACTTGCTCAAAAGCGGGTGCGAAAGCCCTTTTAATTCATATGATATATTTGTGAGGTGAAACTGGCACTATTATTTTGTAGGGCCCAGTCGGTTTTTTGTAGTAGATCGTGCTGTTGTACTAGGAGCTGTGACTTGTCGGTGCAGTGTCCACCTGTTGTTTTGGGCGCCTGGAAGCTGGGTGGTACCAATTCAATGGCTAACTACCTTTTAACCCATGTAATCTGTACAAATGTAGATGGGATGTAGCTGATCTCAGCTCATACTTAGTTCTGAGTTGAAAGACCTTAACAACTACACTAATATTTTAGTCCATATATTAACAATTTCCCTCCTACGCTTTTGCTGTGCTCCCGCACAACTGTTATTTCTCAATGGCGAAGAGGAGAGGAACAGAGGTATCAACTAAGTTTTTAAGCATCAACCCCCaatatgaagaagaagtgttGGAAGTCTACGCCATTCTTACAGAGGAAGTAGAAGACTTGCAATTGAAACAACTCCGAACAGTGTTCAAACGCCTTCAAATTCCCAAATGTTTCACCGCCGA
Above is a window of Yamadazyma tenuis chromosome 1, complete sequence DNA encoding:
- the ISW2 gene encoding chromatin remodeling complex Adenosinetriphosphatase (EggNog:ENOG503NUDT; COG:K), whose product is MTRSKNSKTPAITKSITKPPGRKSVNTLSKFRSESHDQRLKRFLLSTDAATAKKNDVDDSTVRFKHLLALTPLFRYFIDLSASKDVSFKKVIRQLDNEHSIQLKDTKKRKRRKTEKEEDAELLEEEIHVGDGDQEKTVMVETPSYVHGKLRDYQIQGLNWLISLYENRLSGILADEMGLGKTLQTISFLGYLRYIKHIDGPFVVIVPKSTLDNWRREFAKWTPEVNVVVLQGNKEQRTDIMQNQLLTAKFDVLVTSFEMVIREKSQLKKFKWEYIVVDEAHRIKNEESSLSQIIRLFYSRNRLLITGTPLQNNLHELWALLNFLLPDVFGDSEVFDEWFDNQGGKENPESQDQDQVVQQLHQLLSPFLLRRVKADVEKSLLPKIETNVYIGMTDMQRKWYRQLLEKDIDAVNGAVGKREGKTRLLNIVMQLRKCCNHPYLFDGAEPGPPFTTDEHLVFNAGKMIILDKMLSKFKREGSRVLIFSQMSRLLDILEDYCFLREYNYCRIDGSTSHEERIQAIDDYNAPDSEKFIFLLTTRAGGLGINLTTADIVILYDSDWNPQADLQAMDRAHRIGQKKQVKVFRFVSENAIEEKVLERAAQKLRLDQLVIQQGRSSSTAAIGSNKDDLIGMIQHGAQEVFQSDKTEMFDDDIDAILQRGAEKTKTLNSKFNKLGLDDIQNFAFDNSTWEWNGQNFSKKENDKTGVAWINPSKRERKEQTYSIDNYYKDVLKATLTTKATNSQLKAKAPKHYNIQDHQFFPDGLAELLEREQLQYKQEVGYKYSVDEFGDSDEEFLADEFKSDVSREERRRIEQKKVDSVIPLTEEETKAKDQMLSESFYNWTRRDFTNFIHGCAKHGRNSFEQIAKSVGTKTPEEVQQYSQTFWKKYTTIEGYEKYITQIESSEKKSAKLQKQQEILHSKMSQIEDPLSDLTIAYPPNNSKRVYSKLEDRFILACVYKHGIFSENLSEKVREEVSLSDLFRFDWFMLSRTAQELGRRINTLLLALTREVDTANKKKSKLPNIGSSANSTRPGSTEPSAIPNGAGAKRNGDENTIAPIKRKKK
- the OST6 gene encoding ER oligosaccharyltransferase complex subunit (EggNog:ENOG503NZ7C; COG:O) — encoded protein: MVIVHSLVWVLLLGVLVAALSSQEALGLTELSQKSEDFIIRVTDGKLDSFTGVRDYYTLVILTSTSSEHKCTTCQNLIDIVQIVARSWFHDYTRSHALFFVEIDLVHEPNMRLAGAIQLQTVPHLWLVPPNPEEQYDEFALLKEQHFIYRLPVGKVDSQAFDLAQFLSQTLQKSIYIRDGDPMVNFVLYFVVTFLVITICKRNAPQLVKNLGRVFAYKVLSIGMILASTTGFQYSRIQKIPFVARNDEGLIIISGGTHYQFGVESLIVSGVYLLLAVSFLVLVYLGSYKTTAKSTLDDQSKHILIISMTITLYLLYSALTSIILRKDSDYPYAFTKLF
- the UNG1 gene encoding uracil DNA glycosylase (EggNog:ENOG503NWWC; BUSCO:EOG09264GMT; COG:L); its protein translation is MSNTVDSKRVSETQHPERNVVVKRTKITDFFSVKKKPAPPKDVSSTESKQTIKTVTTTTTLKLKPTQPAETAQQCDSLDEDAFSTKYNFNKKKWIESLSPKYLELLDLEINYLHISWLTFLHKELTKPYFLKLKRFLKAQAHKTVFPPKHQIYSWSHFTPLPQLKCLILGQDPYHNFNQAHGLAFSVLEPTKPPPSLKNIYKGIQNDYPKFEPPNSSQGGGGNLTKWAKRGVLMLNTCLTVEAHKANSHSKQGWETFTQEVINTAINYHQNQENSGFVVMAWGMPAQNTVGQFPNLQKTDNFLVLKTFHPSPFSAAKGFFTAQCFRKCNEWLEQQGKQRIDWALLDSNQIFT
- a CDS encoding uncharacterized protein (COG:E,G; EggNog:ENOG503NXNP; BUSCO:EOG09263M8W), encoding MSLSETLSQWVRSSVFFQKESNLSSRQKWILGLVNLGSVVIFWVSSSFLVSDLFDSDVYRKPFMITYLNTACFTLYFIPYLKLEGLGVSEFVALVKAEYSNSPPAFNDIETVSYGSGSDVNEIPPEPTPDLKVGILETISLSLKFCALWFAANLATNCSLSYTSVASQTILSSTCSFFTLIIGFVYGVEKVTRSKIYGIVLCFVGVVIVTRDDSSATNPATSNWLVLMGNLMALIGALIYGIYTILLKMKTVVKNSTLERELNTHLFFAFVGIFTLVILFPVMVILHFTGVERFVLPTNKHALTSLSINMLITLISDFCWCRAVLLTSPLTVTVGLSLTIPLAMVGDWVLKGFQLNLFYISGAAIVTIGFLIINHDEEQEFSHNHIE